The window CGATCATCGGCACGTGCTGTCGGCGTCCGATTTATTATCTGGCTCGGAAAACTCTCATGAAGTGGCCCATTCTCGGCCCCATTTTTCCCTCGTTGAATGTCGTGCCTGTCGATCAGGAACGCGCCGACATGAGCGCCCTCAAGACTATTATCAAACTCGTCCGCGAAGGGCACCGGACGATTATTTTTCCCGAGGGATCGCGGACGGAGGACGGCAACTTGCAGCCCGCGCAACCGGGCCTCGGTCTGGTCGTTTCCAAGACGCGCGCGCCGGTGGTGCCGATGCGGATATTCGGCTCCTACGAGGCGTTTCCGCGCGGCGCGAGCCGGGTCAAACTCGCCCGCATCACGGTCGTCATCGGCGAGCCAATCCTTTTCTCCGACGCCGATCTCGCCGGCGGACGTGAGGCGTATCAGAAGATCAGCGAGCGTGTCATGGCTGAGATCGCCGCGCTGGAACTTCCGCGCTAGCGCAGCCGATTCCGCAGCCAGGGGAGCAGGGGAATGGTCCACGGGTGACCATCCTTCATTCCCAGTCCATGGTCGCCAGTCTCATAGCAGTGTAACTCGAATGAAACTCTCTCCGCGCGCAAGGCCGAGGCGAAGTTCAGCGAATTTTCCACCGGCACGACCGGATCAGCCACGGTGTGCCAGATGAAGCAGGGCGCGGTATCGGGCGCGACATGCTGCTCTGCCGACAGCAAATCATCCAACTCCGGGGTGGCGTCTTCGCCGATCAGATTGGCGCGAGAACCCGAGTGTGGCTGCCTCTTCATCGAGATCACCGGATAACACAAAATCCCGTAGTCGGGACGCGAGCTTTGCTGCTCGATGATGTCCTTGGAACTCGCATCGCCGCGGTCCCATTTCGTCAGCAAAGTCGCCGCCAGATGTCCGCCCGCCGAACTGCCGATGACCCCGAAACGATTCGTCGGAATGCCCCATTCCTCCGAGCGGCTGCGCAGGATTCGCATCGCGCGCGTCGCGTCGTTCCACATCGAAGGATGCCGATAGCCTTGGCTGCCAAGCCGATAATTCAGGACGAAGCAATGATAGCCCAGGAGCCGAAACCACCCGGCAAATCCCTCGCCTTCCTGCGCCGAAAGCATTCCGTAACCGCCGCCTGGCAAAATGAGAATCCCATTTCCCTGAAACTCGAATCCGAACGGCTCGTAAACGTCGATCCAGGGCTGATCGTGCGGCTCGGTTCCGCGGGCATCGTGCGATCCGCCGGGGTAAAGAAGGATTTTTTCCATGGCAGATGGAAACAAAAAAGCGCGGCCCTGGCAAACCGGAACAGCGCGATTCGATAATGAGAATAATCTAGTTGTTCGCCAGCGCGTTCGACTGCGCCACGAAATCGTCGCCGCTCCACTCGGTGTCGGCCTGAACCATTTTCTTCTGCTCCGTCGCCTGTTTTTCAGCGGCTTGCGCGGCTTTGCGAGCCTTCTGGCGCACCACCAGGT is drawn from Chthoniobacterales bacterium and contains these coding sequences:
- a CDS encoding lysophospholipid acyltransferase family protein, producing MRGWYLFGYTLSKLILRIFFRMRVIHPERLLEEGGVIYAANHASYLDPPIIGTCCRRPIYYLARKTLMKWPILGPIFPSLNVVPVDQERADMSALKTIIKLVREGHRTIIFPEGSRTEDGNLQPAQPGLGLVVSKTRAPVVPMRIFGSYEAFPRGASRVKLARITVVIGEPILFSDADLAGGREAYQKISERVMAEIAALELPR
- a CDS encoding alpha/beta hydrolase, whose translation is MEKILLYPGGSHDARGTEPHDQPWIDVYEPFGFEFQGNGILILPGGGYGMLSAQEGEGFAGWFRLLGYHCFVLNYRLGSQGYRHPSMWNDATRAMRILRSRSEEWGIPTNRFGVIGSSAGGHLAATLLTKWDRGDASSKDIIEQQSSRPDYGILCYPVISMKRQPHSGSRANLIGEDATPELDDLLSAEQHVAPDTAPCFIWHTVADPVVPVENSLNFASALRAERVSFELHCYETGDHGLGMKDGHPWTIPLLPWLRNRLR